A single Campylobacter concisus DNA region contains:
- a CDS encoding cupin codes for MKNYQVAKIANEPRVELKEALNLTGCEVSINELPANVSVPFIHAHKQNEELYIILEGEGELFIDGEVIAVGKGDAVRIDPEGKRCFRAGKNGIKMICIQTKHGSLEQYTMSDGVIVDDVKSSWL; via the coding sequence ATGAAAAATTATCAAGTTGCAAAGATCGCAAACGAGCCAAGAGTTGAGCTAAAAGAGGCTTTAAATTTAACTGGCTGTGAGGTATCTATAAACGAGCTTCCGGCAAATGTGAGCGTGCCATTTATCCATGCGCACAAGCAAAACGAGGAGCTTTACATCATCCTAGAGGGTGAGGGTGAGCTTTTTATTGATGGCGAAGTGATAGCAGTTGGAAAAGGAGACGCGGTGCGCATAGACCCAGAGGGCAAAAGGTGCTTTAGAGCTGGCAAAAACGGCATTAAAATGATCTGTATCCAGACAAAACACGGTAGCCTAGAGCAATACACTATGAGTGACGGCGTGATAGTTGATGACGTAAAGTCAAGCTGGCTGTAA